Proteins from a genomic interval of Bradyrhizobium sp. CCGB01:
- a CDS encoding SDR family oxidoreductase, giving the protein MAGTSGIGLSAAIQAKAAGAEVTVLGSDPVRAAQVAAKHGLAGWLSADVTRPDTIDAALRNVAHVDHLVLLAGSFAVGKVLEADLVRLHRAFDERVWAAVHVLRALGERLAPNTSITFISGALGDRPNGYGTAVLAAASSAMESLARGLALELAPRRVNTLSPGPIDTTLLGKALGDGRDS; this is encoded by the coding sequence GTGGCCGGTACGTCCGGCATCGGCCTCTCGGCCGCGATCCAGGCCAAAGCGGCCGGCGCCGAGGTGACCGTGCTCGGATCGGACCCAGTGCGCGCCGCCCAGGTCGCTGCCAAACACGGTTTGGCCGGTTGGCTGAGTGCGGACGTGACCCGCCCCGATACGATCGATGCGGCCCTTAGGAACGTGGCACACGTTGATCATCTGGTGCTGTTGGCCGGCAGCTTCGCTGTTGGCAAGGTGCTGGAAGCCGATCTCGTTCGGCTGCATCGGGCGTTCGACGAGCGCGTGTGGGCTGCCGTCCACGTCCTGCGGGCCTTGGGCGAACGTCTCGCCCCCAACACGTCGATTACCTTTATCTCAGGCGCACTCGGCGATCGCCCCAACGGCTACGGTACGGCTGTGCTCGCCGCAGCCTCGTCGGCGATGGAGTCGCTGGCGCGTGGCCTGGCGCTGGAACTTGCTCCGCGTCGGGTAAATACCCTCTCGCCCGGTCCGATCGACACGACGCTGCTCGGAAAAGCATTGGGCGACGGACGCGATTCATAG
- a CDS encoding LysR family transcriptional regulator — protein sequence MAAQIGLERLTGLIAFARAASLGSYTAAARALGVSPSAVSKSVQRLEQQFGLSLFTRTTRSLTLTPEGRDLHERAMRLLREAEEIEQAALATRAEPKGTIRIAAPLPIGVHVLGPALPGLCEQYPQLRIDLRLADRFVDVAEEGIDVAIRVGDLADTRLLSKKLGPHRLCAYAAPSYLEKLGTPQHPDELSGHRCVNFRFQSSGQSLRWPFLISRDIVEFVPDAAITVDTSDGVSAVLIAGGGIGISATYIAAPHVARGELVPILEDYALDRSSVTAVWPESRRHSPNVKAVLHFLTELWR from the coding sequence ATGGCGGCACAAATCGGTTTGGAGCGGCTGACGGGGCTGATCGCATTCGCGCGGGCCGCCTCGCTGGGCAGCTATACGGCGGCGGCGCGGGCGCTCGGTGTGTCGCCGTCGGCGGTGAGCAAGAGTGTTCAGCGGCTCGAGCAGCAGTTCGGCCTTTCGCTGTTCACCCGGACGACCCGGTCGCTCACGCTGACCCCGGAGGGGCGCGACCTCCATGAACGCGCAATGCGTCTGTTGCGTGAGGCGGAGGAGATCGAGCAGGCGGCGTTGGCGACACGCGCCGAGCCAAAGGGCACAATTAGGATCGCTGCACCCTTGCCGATTGGTGTCCACGTACTGGGACCTGCCCTACCGGGTCTGTGCGAGCAGTATCCGCAATTGCGGATCGACCTCAGGCTCGCAGATCGGTTCGTCGACGTCGCCGAAGAAGGTATAGACGTGGCTATCCGCGTTGGTGATCTTGCAGATACCCGTCTTCTCTCGAAAAAACTGGGACCGCATCGACTTTGCGCCTACGCTGCTCCATCCTATCTGGAGAAGCTCGGGACACCCCAACATCCGGACGAGCTCTCTGGTCATAGATGCGTCAACTTTCGCTTTCAGAGCTCGGGTCAATCGCTCCGATGGCCCTTTCTTATCAGTAGGGACATCGTGGAGTTCGTTCCTGATGCTGCTATCACGGTGGACACCAGCGATGGCGTGTCGGCGGTACTGATCGCAGGCGGTGGCATCGGCATCTCGGCGACCTACATAGCCGCTCCGCATGTCGCGCGAGGTGAACTGGTGCCCATACTCGAAGACTACGCGCTAGACCGTTCGTCGGTTACAGCCGTCTGGCCCGAAAGCCGGCGTCACAGCCCGAATGTGAAGGCAGTTCTCCATTTCCTTACTGAGCTTTGGCGATGA